In Sphingopyxis sp. FD7, a single window of DNA contains:
- the rpsB gene encoding 30S ribosomal protein S2: MAAPVVTMQNLIEAGAHFGHQTHRWNPRMKPYIFGARNGIHILDLSQTVPLFARALDFIASTAAAGGKVLFVGTKRQAQGPIADAARASGQHFVNHRWLGGMLTNWKTISNSIKRLKALEEQLSGDTSGLTKKEVLNKTRERDKLELSLGGIRDMGGIPDVMFVIDANKEELAIKEANVLGIPVVAILDSNVSPDGIAFPVPANDDAARAIRLYCDAVAQAATRGGQQGRADRGEDLGAAVEPVAEAALAEEAAAPVTEDEQVPAEAAAETERQSDA, translated from the coding sequence ATGGCGGCACCTGTCGTCACGATGCAGAATCTTATCGAGGCCGGCGCCCACTTCGGCCACCAGACCCACCGCTGGAACCCGCGCATGAAGCCGTATATCTTCGGCGCGCGCAACGGCATCCACATTCTCGACCTGTCGCAGACCGTGCCGCTTTTCGCGCGCGCGCTCGACTTCATCGCCTCGACCGCGGCCGCCGGGGGCAAGGTGTTGTTCGTCGGCACCAAGCGCCAGGCGCAGGGACCGATCGCCGACGCCGCGCGTGCGTCGGGTCAGCATTTCGTCAACCACCGCTGGCTGGGCGGCATGCTCACCAACTGGAAGACGATCTCGAACTCGATCAAGCGCCTCAAGGCTCTCGAAGAGCAGCTTTCGGGCGACACCTCGGGCCTCACCAAGAAGGAAGTGCTCAACAAGACGCGCGAGCGCGACAAGCTGGAACTCAGCCTTGGCGGCATCCGCGACATGGGCGGTATTCCCGATGTCATGTTCGTGATCGACGCGAACAAGGAAGAGCTGGCGATCAAGGAAGCCAATGTCCTTGGCATCCCCGTCGTCGCGATCCTCGATTCGAACGTCTCGCCCGACGGCATCGCCTTTCCGGTTCCGGCGAACGATGACGCGGCGCGCGCGATCCGCCTCTATTGCGATGCCGTCGCTCAGGCGGCGACGCGCGGCGGCCAGCAGGGCCGCGCCGATCGCGGCGAAGATCTGGGTGCGGCGGTCGAGCCCGTCGCCGAAGCGGCGCTGGCCGAAGAGGCCGCGGCTCCGGTGACCGAGGACGAGCAGGTTCCCGCCGAAGCGGCCGCCGAAACCGAGCGTCAGAGCGACGCCTGA
- the tsf gene encoding translation elongation factor Ts, which yields MAEITAALVKELRDRTGAGMMDCKKALAENDGDIEASIDWLRTKGLAAAAKKAGRVAAEGLVGFATDGTRGALVEVNSETDFVGKNEQFQAFVRDVTQVALAEGITDIDALAAAPYPTGGTVAEQLTSNIATIGENQSLRRAALLTVKSGAVTGYVHNAVAPGMGKIGVLIALESSAGSDVLEPLGKQLAMHVAAANPLALNGDDLDADLVARERAIAEEKAAQSGKPADIVAKMVDGAIAKFRKENALLSQLFVMDGKTPVAEVVAAAGKDVGAAITLKGFVRFQLGEGIEKEESDFAAEVAAAAGV from the coding sequence ATGGCTGAGATCACGGCCGCCCTCGTCAAGGAACTGCGCGACCGCACTGGCGCCGGCATGATGGACTGCAAAAAGGCGCTCGCCGAGAATGATGGCGATATCGAAGCGTCGATCGACTGGCTGCGCACCAAGGGCCTCGCCGCCGCCGCCAAGAAGGCCGGCCGCGTCGCCGCCGAAGGGCTCGTCGGCTTTGCGACCGACGGCACCCGGGGCGCTCTCGTCGAAGTGAACAGCGAAACCGATTTCGTCGGCAAGAATGAGCAGTTCCAGGCTTTCGTCCGCGACGTGACGCAGGTTGCGCTCGCCGAGGGCATCACCGACATCGACGCGCTCGCCGCCGCGCCCTATCCCACCGGGGGCACCGTGGCCGAGCAATTGACCAGCAACATCGCCACGATCGGCGAAAATCAGTCGCTGCGCCGCGCCGCGCTGCTGACGGTGAAATCGGGCGCCGTGACCGGCTATGTTCACAACGCCGTTGCGCCGGGCATGGGCAAGATCGGTGTGCTGATCGCGCTCGAATCGAGCGCAGGGTCCGATGTGCTCGAACCGCTCGGCAAGCAGCTCGCGATGCACGTCGCCGCCGCCAACCCGCTGGCGCTGAACGGCGACGACCTCGACGCCGACCTGGTGGCGCGCGAGCGCGCGATCGCGGAGGAAAAGGCCGCCCAGTCGGGCAAGCCCGCCGACATCGTCGCCAAGATGGTCGACGGCGCGATCGCCAAGTTCCGCAAGGAAAACGCGCTGCTGTCGCAGCTCTTCGTGATGGACGGCAAAACCCCGGTCGCCGAGGTTGTCGCCGCCGCCGGCAAGGATGTCGGCGCCGCGATCACGCTCAAGGGTTTCGTGCGCTTCCAGCTCGGTGAAGGCATCGAGAAGGAAGAAAGCGACTTCGCCGCCGAAGTCGCGGCCGCCGCCGGCGTGTGA
- the pyrH gene encoding UMP kinase, translating into MALPGLKRILLKLSGEALMGSSPFGIDPETVASMAAEVKEAKDRGLEICLVIGGGNIFRGMAGAAKGMDRAQADYMGMLATVMNALAMQNALEQLGVQTRVQSAIEMDKVCEPVIRRRAERHMEKGRVVIFAAGVGAPYFTTDSGAALRAAEMKCDALLKGTSVDGVYNADPKQNAHAVRYDRLSYDRVLADNLKVMDASAVALCRDNHIPIVVFNIREPGNLARVLAGEGVCTVVGDAG; encoded by the coding sequence ATGGCATTGCCCGGCCTGAAACGCATATTGCTGAAACTGTCGGGCGAAGCGCTGATGGGCTCCAGCCCCTTTGGCATCGACCCCGAAACGGTCGCGAGCATGGCCGCCGAGGTGAAGGAGGCCAAGGATCGCGGGCTGGAGATTTGCCTCGTCATCGGCGGCGGCAACATCTTTCGCGGCATGGCGGGCGCCGCCAAGGGCATGGACCGCGCGCAGGCCGATTATATGGGGATGCTCGCGACGGTGATGAACGCGCTCGCGATGCAGAATGCGCTCGAGCAGCTTGGCGTGCAGACGCGCGTGCAGTCGGCGATCGAGATGGACAAGGTGTGCGAACCGGTGATCCGCCGCCGCGCCGAGCGTCATATGGAAAAGGGTCGCGTGGTGATTTTTGCCGCGGGCGTCGGCGCCCCCTATTTCACCACCGACAGCGGCGCGGCGCTGCGCGCGGCCGAGATGAAATGCGACGCGCTGCTGAAAGGCACGAGCGTCGACGGCGTCTATAATGCCGACCCCAAGCAGAACGCCCATGCCGTTCGCTACGATCGGCTGAGCTATGACCGCGTGCTGGCCGATAATCTGAAAGTGATGGACGCGAGCGCCGTCGCGCTGTGCCGCGACAATCATATCCCGATCGTGGTGTTCAACATCCGCGAACCCGGAAATCTGGCGCGCGTGCTGGCGGGCGAGGGCGTCTGCACCGTCGTCGGCGACGCGGGCTGA
- the frr gene encoding ribosome recycling factor produces the protein MAKYDKADLERRMHGAVESLKHDLAGLRTGRANAALLDPVTVEVYGSHMPLNQVASISVPEPRMLSVQVWDKANVGPVDKAIRSAGLGLNPIVDGQMLRLPIPEMTQERRKELSKLAGQYAEKARVAVRNVRRDGMDNLKADENKKEISEDERKRAETEVQKLTDATIAEIDAAAAAKEKEILG, from the coding sequence ATGGCGAAATATGACAAGGCCGACCTCGAACGCCGGATGCACGGCGCGGTCGAATCCTTAAAGCATGACCTCGCCGGGCTGCGCACGGGCCGCGCCAATGCCGCGCTGCTCGACCCGGTGACGGTCGAGGTTTACGGCAGCCACATGCCGCTCAACCAGGTTGCGTCGATCAGCGTGCCCGAACCGCGAATGCTGTCGGTGCAGGTGTGGGACAAGGCGAACGTCGGCCCCGTCGACAAGGCGATCCGTTCGGCGGGGCTTGGCCTCAACCCGATCGTCGATGGCCAGATGCTGCGCCTGCCGATCCCCGAAATGACGCAGGAGCGCCGCAAGGAATTGTCGAAGCTCGCGGGCCAATATGCCGAAAAGGCGCGTGTCGCGGTGCGCAACGTCCGCCGCGACGGGATGGACAACCTCAAGGCCGACGAAAACAAGAAGGAAATCAGCGAGGACGAGCGCAAGCGCGCCGAAACCGAGGTGCAGAAGCTGACCGACGCGACGATCGCAGAGATCGACGCTGCGGCGGCGGCCAAGGAAAAGGAAATCCTGGGCTAA
- the uppS gene encoding polyprenyl diphosphate synthase yields MSHGARHVAIIMDGNGRWAKKRMLPRVAGHKAGVEAVRTIVRAAGELGLEAMTLYAFSSENWKRPEEEVNDLMGLMKRFILSDLDEFAANDVRLKVIGNWRALAPDVVALIDNALDRTSGNKRTTLAVALNYGAQDELVRAAKAAAAKGEITAEAIEANLDTADMPPLDLLIRTSGEVRLSNFLLWQSAYAELYFTDKLWPDFTPADLKTALDQFARRDRRYGGL; encoded by the coding sequence ATGAGTCACGGCGCGCGCCATGTCGCCATCATCATGGACGGCAACGGCCGCTGGGCGAAGAAGCGCATGTTGCCGCGCGTCGCCGGGCACAAGGCAGGAGTCGAAGCGGTGCGCACCATCGTGCGCGCGGCGGGCGAGCTGGGGCTGGAGGCGATGACGCTCTATGCCTTCAGTTCCGAAAACTGGAAACGGCCCGAGGAAGAGGTCAACGACCTGATGGGTCTGATGAAGCGCTTCATCCTGTCCGACCTCGACGAGTTTGCGGCCAATGATGTGCGACTGAAAGTGATCGGCAACTGGCGCGCGCTGGCGCCCGACGTCGTCGCGCTGATCGACAATGCGCTCGACCGCACGTCGGGCAACAAGCGCACGACGCTGGCCGTCGCGCTCAACTATGGCGCGCAGGACGAGCTGGTTCGCGCGGCGAAGGCGGCGGCCGCGAAGGGCGAAATCACCGCCGAGGCGATCGAGGCGAACCTCGATACCGCCGACATGCCGCCGCTCGACCTGCTCATCCGCACGTCGGGCGAGGTGCGCTTGTCGAACTTTCTTTTGTGGCAATCGGCCTATGCCGAACTTTATTTCACCGACAAGCTGTGGCCCGATTTCACCCCGGCGGACCTGAAGACGGCGCTCGATCAATTTGCACGGCGCGATCGCCGTTACGGGGGACTTTGA
- a CDS encoding phosphatidate cytidylyltransferase: protein MAGKSDLWVRVGSAIILFAIAGTALWFGGIAFGLLLLVGGALVLVEWLALVRAMALGGGARAGLMLLGPILILGAAAGLWFIRDQLGMTVALWVFGMVWATDIGAYFAGRAFGGARLAPMISPSKTWSGLLGGMVAALIASATIGDRAGIVGVPLWIGLFMGLLAQMGDLAQSWMKRRAGVKDSGRLIPGHGGLFDRVDGLLPVALLLGALAFAGQITARG from the coding sequence ATGGCGGGCAAATCGGATCTTTGGGTGCGGGTCGGATCGGCGATCATCCTGTTCGCGATCGCGGGGACCGCGCTGTGGTTCGGCGGCATCGCGTTCGGCTTGCTGCTGCTCGTCGGCGGCGCGCTCGTTCTCGTCGAATGGCTCGCGCTGGTGCGCGCGATGGCGCTTGGCGGCGGGGCGCGGGCGGGGCTGATGCTGCTCGGCCCGATCCTGATCCTTGGCGCGGCCGCGGGGCTGTGGTTCATTCGCGACCAGCTGGGCATGACCGTTGCGCTCTGGGTCTTCGGCATGGTCTGGGCGACCGACATCGGCGCCTATTTTGCCGGGCGTGCCTTTGGCGGCGCGCGGCTGGCGCCGATGATCAGCCCGTCGAAGACCTGGTCGGGCCTGCTGGGCGGCATGGTCGCGGCGCTGATCGCCAGCGCGACGATCGGCGACCGCGCCGGGATCGTCGGCGTGCCGCTGTGGATCGGCCTGTTCATGGGCCTGCTCGCGCAGATGGGCGATCTGGCGCAAAGCTGGATGAAGCGCCGCGCGGGCGTGAAGGATTCGGGCAGGCTGATCCCCGGCCATGGCGGCCTGTTCGACCGCGTCGACGGTCTGCTGCCGGTGGCGCTGCTGCTCGGCGCGCTGGCGTTTGCGGGCCAGATTACGGCGCGCGGCTGA